Proteins from one Sporocytophaga myxococcoides genomic window:
- the ccoG gene encoding cytochrome c oxidase accessory protein CcoG, whose translation MEKSDLTNVNQDKSFRDSISTVDRSGKRIWLYPKNSKGKLTNYRYLLSLLFIGMMIAGTFIKIDEEPLLLLNIVERKFIILGKIFWPQDFHIFLLIMIAFVVFIGIFTMVYGRVFCGWICPQTIFMESVFRKIEYWIEGDWKTRAVLDKAPLSTEKIFKKVSKHFIFFSISFMIASIFLSYIMGVEKVMKLMHENPSNHLGLFTSHLIFSFAFYWVFSRIREQVCTTICPYGRLQGVLLDKNSLIVAYDYVRGEKRGKLKAKESRKEAGKGDCIDCNQCVNVCPMGIDIRNGTQMECTNCTACIDACNFIMRNVGLQEGLIRMDSEEGIAESKPFKITARIAVYTSVLLVLIGFIFALLLMRADIETSILRTPGVSFQELPDNKVSNLYNIKMINKTNKEIQVKIKVLSENGEIKLVGKEPVIPSQGTAETAAFIVLSKADITKVKTKIKIGVYSDGKELETLTTSFIGPLN comes from the coding sequence ATGGAAAAGTCTGATTTAACAAATGTAAACCAAGATAAGTCATTCAGAGACTCTATCTCTACCGTTGACAGATCGGGAAAAAGAATCTGGCTTTATCCGAAAAACTCCAAAGGAAAGCTTACAAACTACCGTTATTTGCTTTCCTTGCTGTTTATAGGAATGATGATAGCCGGAACCTTCATTAAAATAGATGAAGAGCCTTTATTGCTTTTAAATATTGTTGAAAGGAAGTTTATCATTTTGGGAAAGATATTCTGGCCACAGGACTTTCATATATTTCTTTTGATAATGATTGCTTTTGTCGTCTTCATAGGAATATTTACAATGGTATATGGAAGAGTCTTTTGCGGATGGATTTGTCCACAGACCATATTCATGGAGTCAGTATTCAGAAAAATCGAATACTGGATTGAAGGTGACTGGAAAACAAGAGCTGTTCTCGATAAAGCACCTCTTAGCACTGAGAAGATTTTTAAAAAGGTATCTAAACATTTTATCTTCTTCAGTATCTCATTCATGATAGCCAGCATATTTCTGAGCTATATCATGGGGGTTGAGAAGGTAATGAAGCTGATGCATGAAAATCCATCAAATCATCTGGGATTGTTCACTTCTCATCTTATATTTTCATTTGCCTTCTATTGGGTCTTTTCAAGAATAAGAGAGCAGGTATGTACAACGATTTGTCCTTACGGAAGATTGCAAGGAGTATTATTGGATAAGAACTCTCTGATCGTTGCCTATGATTATGTAAGAGGTGAAAAACGTGGAAAATTAAAAGCAAAAGAATCACGCAAGGAAGCTGGAAAAGGAGATTGCATTGATTGCAATCAATGTGTAAATGTATGTCCTATGGGGATTGATATCAGAAACGGAACTCAGATGGAATGCACTAATTGCACAGCCTGTATTGATGCTTGTAATTTTATAATGCGCAATGTTGGCTTACAGGAAGGTCTTATAAGAATGGATTCCGAGGAGGGTATTGCTGAAAGTAAACCTTTTAAAATAACTGCTAGAATTGCTGTATATACATCAGTACTGTTGGTTTTAATTGGTTTTATTTTCGCCTTATTATTAATGAGGGCTGATATAGAGACAAGTATATTAAGAACTCCTGGAGTATCTTTTCAGGAGCTTCCCGATAATAAAGTGAGCAATCTCTATAATATTAAAATGATCAACAAGACAAACAAAGAGATTCAAGTGAAGATAAAAGTTTTATCGGAGAATGGAGAAATAAAACTTGTAGGTAAAGAGCCGGTAATTCCATCTCAGGGGACAGCAGAGACTGCCGCATTTATTGTACTGAGTAAGGCTGATATAACAAAAGTAAAAACTAAAATCAAAATCGGTGTCTATTCAGATGGCAAAGAGCTTGAAACTTTAACTACCAGTTTCATAGGACCTCTGAATTAA
- a CDS encoding acyl-CoA desaturase produces MIILYFFLAHWYLSLFAQTFFLHRYAAHQMFTMSRTWEKVFYVMTFIFQGSSYLSPYAYGVMHRLHHAYADTDKDPHSPSYSKNLFDMMWKTKNIYNDILNHRANIDAKFTKGVPYWRFIEKIGDIWAVRIGWGVLYTLVYMEFATAWWMYLLLPIHYLMGPVHGAIINWFAHKFGYVNFKVSDTAKNLLPFDFLMMGESYHNNHHKLGGRANFGVKWHEFDPTYPVIKLFNLLGVIKLKLNNDLNYM; encoded by the coding sequence ATGATTATTTTGTATTTCTTTCTGGCACACTGGTACCTTTCTTTATTTGCTCAGACTTTCTTTCTTCACAGGTATGCAGCTCATCAAATGTTTACAATGAGCAGAACCTGGGAGAAAGTATTTTACGTGATGACCTTTATATTTCAGGGGTCATCTTATTTAAGTCCTTATGCATATGGTGTTATGCATAGATTACACCATGCCTATGCTGATACAGATAAAGATCCGCATTCTCCTTCTTATTCCAAAAATTTATTTGATATGATGTGGAAGACAAAAAATATTTATAATGATATTCTAAATCATAGAGCCAATATTGATGCAAAATTTACCAAAGGTGTACCATACTGGAGATTTATAGAAAAGATCGGTGATATCTGGGCTGTGAGGATAGGCTGGGGAGTGCTTTATACACTTGTTTATATGGAATTTGCCACTGCATGGTGGATGTATTTGTTGTTACCGATCCATTATTTAATGGGACCTGTACATGGAGCAATCATCAATTGGTTTGCACATAAATTCGGATATGTAAATTTCAAAGTATCTGATACAGCTAAGAATTTACTTCCATTCGATTTTCTTATGATGGGAGAGAGTTATCATAATAATCATCATAAACTTGGAGGAAGAGCAAACTTTGGAGTCAAATGGCATGAATTTGATCCAACTTATCCTGTTATCAAGCTCTTTAACTTGCTTGGAGTAATAAAGCTTAAACTGAATAACGACTTAAACTATATGTGA
- a CDS encoding transglutaminase-like domain-containing protein, producing MVGLIKNRINTSLRRTFLFYLVLISISAKIFAQDVNSLSKQYPDELAIYLNKKKSIFLDIHADTLTINTENFSEMIYLKDNANILSEKEIYYSGMLKVSEVEAKCMIPKGDGGMRTIKVTEFIDENVQERGIFFNDSKVKKFIYPSLQRGAKSSLFYKESYLEPRLFGPYFFSAEAMSLNSELSITYNNKIEIGYKVLGIEETALEKSEVKKGSKIITTWKMKNVPRLERDANAPNIRYYAPQIIVYIKSLKLKNGTVNYSSNYKELYQWTYNLVKGINKDSEKEIKGLVDSLLIGAKTDLEKSKRIFYWVQDNIRYIAFEDGYGGFIPRDAEKVYRKRYGDCKDMANITTYMHKLASIPAYLTLIGSRDIPYAVSEIPSSCNFNHMIATVKLDDKYYFLDATGKYQLHGQPTSMIQDKEGLIVMGKDSCMVLKVPLMERNKNKIIDTVHVDFEKNSLKGRGKRYMEGYPKITFAHVYGNLDQEDKVDYFNSFLSKGNNKCKVTNPIVKNASEREKPTIVKFDFKVEDYSLKSGKEVFINLNLNKDLSSLNFESSNRKTDFEEDYKYEMTEVTTLNIPKGYKVKYIPDNKKINEKDFGFEIQYELKKDKLVYTKKIYIDFLILKKDQFPTWNKMIKELNKAYKENISIVEN from the coding sequence ATGGTTGGACTTATTAAAAATAGAATAAATACATCATTAAGGAGGACGTTCCTTTTTTACCTGGTATTAATTAGTATTTCCGCAAAAATTTTTGCTCAGGATGTAAATTCGTTATCCAAACAGTATCCGGACGAACTGGCAATCTACCTGAATAAAAAGAAGTCAATCTTCCTGGATATTCATGCTGATACATTAACTATCAACACAGAAAACTTTTCTGAAATGATCTATCTGAAAGACAATGCAAATATCCTTTCAGAAAAGGAAATATACTATTCTGGCATGCTCAAGGTAAGTGAGGTAGAAGCTAAGTGTATGATTCCTAAAGGAGATGGAGGCATGAGGACTATAAAAGTTACTGAATTTATAGATGAGAATGTGCAGGAGAGAGGCATTTTTTTTAATGATTCAAAAGTTAAGAAATTTATTTACCCATCACTTCAAAGGGGAGCAAAATCATCACTTTTCTACAAAGAGTCTTATCTAGAACCTAGGCTTTTCGGTCCTTACTTTTTCAGTGCTGAGGCAATGTCTTTAAATTCTGAATTGTCTATTACTTATAATAACAAGATTGAAATTGGATATAAAGTATTAGGTATAGAGGAAACTGCACTTGAAAAAAGCGAGGTTAAAAAAGGCAGTAAAATTATTACAACTTGGAAAATGAAAAATGTTCCAAGACTAGAACGTGATGCAAATGCTCCAAATATCAGGTATTATGCACCTCAAATTATAGTTTACATCAAATCGTTGAAACTTAAAAACGGCACTGTTAATTACTCTTCCAACTACAAAGAACTGTACCAGTGGACCTATAATCTTGTAAAAGGGATTAATAAAGATTCGGAGAAAGAAATTAAAGGGCTTGTAGATTCTTTGCTTATTGGGGCAAAAACAGATCTTGAGAAATCTAAAAGGATTTTTTATTGGGTGCAAGACAATATCAGATACATTGCTTTTGAAGATGGCTATGGAGGATTTATACCAAGAGATGCTGAAAAAGTATATAGAAAGCGATATGGTGACTGCAAAGATATGGCAAATATAACCACATATATGCACAAGCTTGCCAGCATTCCGGCATATCTTACGCTTATTGGTTCAAGAGACATTCCTTATGCAGTCTCAGAAATTCCATCAAGCTGTAACTTTAATCATATGATAGCTACAGTTAAACTTGATGATAAATACTATTTTCTGGATGCCACTGGCAAATATCAGTTGCATGGGCAGCCAACTTCTATGATTCAGGATAAAGAAGGATTGATAGTAATGGGAAAAGATAGCTGTATGGTGCTTAAAGTACCATTAATGGAAAGAAATAAAAACAAAATTATAGATACTGTCCACGTGGATTTTGAAAAGAACAGTCTGAAAGGAAGAGGTAAGAGATATATGGAAGGATATCCAAAAATTACTTTTGCTCATGTATATGGAAACCTAGATCAGGAAGATAAAGTGGATTATTTCAATAGCTTTTTATCAAAAGGAAACAACAAGTGCAAAGTAACCAATCCTATTGTTAAAAATGCTTCTGAAAGGGAAAAACCAACTATTGTAAAGTTTGATTTTAAAGTTGAAGATTACTCTTTAAAATCAGGCAAAGAGGTATTTATTAATTTAAATCTGAATAAAGACCTTTCTTCTCTAAATTTTGAATCCTCAAACAGAAAGACAGACTTTGAAGAAGATTATAAATATGAAATGACGGAAGTCACTACCTTAAATATTCCAAAAGGATATAAAGTGAAATATATTCCTGATAACAAAAAAATTAATGAAAAGGATTTTGGTTTTGAGATTCAGTATGAATTAAAAAAAGATAAACTTGTCTATACCAAAAAAATATACATAGACTTTCTTATTCTTAAAAAGGATCAATTCCCTACATGGAATAAGATGATCAAAGAATTAAATAAAGCCTATAAGGAAAACATCTCTATCGTTGAAAATTAA
- a CDS encoding sulfite exporter TauE/SafE family protein: protein MFYAAFIIGLVSSLHCLGMCGPLAFALPVRTTNKWNKLFKYLLYNFGRILTYASFGLVSGFVGEGFVAVGLQKVLSISAGILIIGTIIFIYNPIKIVLFNQLFNSLNQKVKAGFQKYFQKSSFTSLFILGILNGLLPCGVIYITLLSAIATGDSISGAIYMTLFGLGTMPMMLAVGLTGNLLRGKIKPVFFKIIPLIGCIVGVMLVMRGLNTKVSSNGEVRSCCHSQTCH from the coding sequence ATGTTTTATGCTGCATTTATAATAGGTTTGGTAAGTAGTCTCCATTGTCTTGGCATGTGTGGACCTTTGGCCTTTGCACTACCCGTAAGGACAACTAATAAGTGGAATAAGCTATTTAAATATCTCTTGTATAACTTTGGGAGAATTCTTACATACGCTTCTTTTGGTTTAGTTTCAGGTTTTGTAGGTGAAGGTTTTGTTGCTGTGGGCCTGCAGAAAGTACTCTCTATAAGTGCTGGCATTCTTATTATTGGGACAATCATTTTCATTTACAACCCAATTAAAATTGTTTTATTCAATCAGCTGTTCAATTCCCTGAATCAAAAGGTAAAAGCAGGCTTCCAAAAGTATTTTCAGAAATCAAGTTTTACTTCATTATTTATATTGGGAATTTTAAATGGATTGCTACCATGTGGTGTTATCTATATAACCCTGCTAAGCGCAATTGCGACCGGAGACTCAATTTCTGGAGCAATCTACATGACGTTGTTTGGATTAGGCACTATGCCTATGATGCTGGCAGTAGGTCTGACAGGAAATCTCTTAAGGGGAAAAATAAAACCTGTCTTTTTTAAGATCATACCATTGATAGGATGTATAGTTGGGGTGATGCTTGTAATGAGAGGTTTAAATACCAAGGTATCTTCAAATGGTGAAGTACGCAGTTGTTGTCACAGTCAAACTTGTCACTAA
- a CDS encoding group III truncated hemoglobin, producing the protein MVTDRLKDITSEEDVKRMVNSFYEKVNKDELLSYVFNDFSKVNWEKHLPKMYQFWNYLLLGIPEYKGRPFPVHTQLPVESKHFDVWLRLFKANIDEQFSGPVADMAKVKGEQIALTFQYRMGLLED; encoded by the coding sequence ATGGTAACGGACCGATTAAAGGATATTACATCTGAGGAAGATGTAAAACGTATGGTAAATTCCTTTTATGAAAAGGTGAACAAAGATGAGTTGTTGTCTTATGTTTTCAATGACTTTTCAAAGGTTAACTGGGAGAAACACCTTCCTAAAATGTACCAGTTCTGGAATTATCTTTTATTAGGAATTCCAGAATATAAAGGACGTCCATTTCCAGTCCATACTCAGTTGCCCGTTGAATCCAAGCACTTCGATGTTTGGCTTCGACTATTTAAGGCCAATATAGATGAGCAGTTCTCAGGGCCAGTTGCGGACATGGCAAAAGTAAAAGGAGAGCAGATAGCTCTTACATTTCAATATAGAATGGGGCTTCTGGAGGACTAA
- a CDS encoding FixH family protein, which yields MSWGYRITILTLGFVSFMTFLVISAFRQEFDLVTEDYYGKELQFQNQIEKQSNQMQLKDSLSCIVSDNNVIIKFPDELIQNNITGEVLFFRPSDAGKDVKRLINSKNGVEVFRKELFQKGYYKVQVDYSSGGKKYYYEKSIIIS from the coding sequence ATGAGCTGGGGATATAGAATAACAATTCTTACACTGGGTTTTGTAAGTTTTATGACCTTTCTGGTTATCAGTGCTTTCAGGCAAGAGTTTGATCTTGTTACAGAAGATTATTACGGAAAGGAACTACAGTTTCAAAATCAGATTGAGAAGCAAAGTAATCAGATGCAATTAAAGGATTCGTTAAGCTGTATCGTATCAGACAATAACGTAATTATAAAATTTCCTGATGAACTAATACAGAATAATATAACAGGTGAAGTATTATTCTTTAGACCCTCAGATGCTGGGAAAGATGTTAAAAGACTTATCAATTCCAAGAATGGTGTTGAGGTCTTCAGAAAAGAGTTGTTTCAGAAAGGATATTATAAAGTTCAGGTAGATTATAGTTCCGGAGGGAAAAAATATTACTACGAAAAGTCAATCATAATAAGCTAA
- the hemN gene encoding oxygen-independent coproporphyrinogen III oxidase, translating into MDMDQNNLIRKYNVPGPRYTSYPTVPYWDNDLFSMEKWQEEIFKSFINDNEEVSLYIHLPYCESLCTFCGCNTRITVNHDVEIPYINTVLKEWALYLKLMKKTPVIKEIHLGGGTPTFFKPENLKKLIDGILDTCSTSSDAEFGFEGHPNNTTEQHLQTLYDLGFKRVSFGIQDFDPIVQHAIHRVQTYDSVKTVTETARAIGYTSIGYDIIYGLPFQTISGIEDTVQKVRQLKPDRIAFYSYAHVPWIKPGQRKFSEADLPSDESKRDLYERGRDLLEQSGYVEIGMDHFALKSDSLYKASVNKALHRNFMGYTSQYTSRLIGLGVSAISDLWGAYAQNIKAVEDYIEKVNDGKIPVFKGHILSNQDMILRQHILNIMCKFYTSWSSPGEQSIGLYDGIGRMKDLEKDDLIRFGLYSLEVTEKGKPFMRNICMALDARMQASSTKEVKFSKVV; encoded by the coding sequence ATGGACATGGATCAAAATAATCTTATCAGGAAATACAATGTGCCAGGGCCAAGATACACCAGTTATCCGACTGTGCCTTACTGGGACAATGATTTATTCAGTATGGAGAAATGGCAGGAGGAAATATTCAAATCATTTATTAATGATAATGAAGAAGTAAGCCTGTATATACACCTTCCATATTGTGAAAGTCTTTGCACATTTTGTGGATGCAATACAAGGATTACTGTAAATCATGATGTAGAGATTCCATATATCAATACAGTATTAAAAGAATGGGCTTTATATTTAAAGCTTATGAAAAAAACTCCGGTTATTAAAGAGATTCATTTAGGAGGTGGTACTCCAACATTCTTTAAACCAGAAAATCTCAAGAAACTTATTGATGGCATACTAGATACCTGCTCAACATCATCTGATGCAGAGTTCGGATTTGAAGGGCATCCAAATAATACAACGGAGCAGCATCTACAGACACTTTACGATCTAGGTTTCAAAAGAGTAAGTTTTGGTATACAGGATTTTGATCCAATCGTTCAACATGCTATTCACCGTGTTCAGACATATGACAGTGTTAAAACAGTTACTGAAACAGCAAGGGCAATTGGGTACACTTCAATAGGATATGATATAATATATGGTTTACCATTTCAGACTATATCAGGAATAGAAGATACAGTTCAAAAAGTAAGACAATTAAAACCTGACCGCATCGCATTTTATAGCTATGCGCATGTTCCATGGATAAAGCCAGGACAGAGAAAGTTTTCAGAAGCAGATCTTCCTTCTGATGAATCCAAAAGGGACTTATATGAAAGAGGAAGAGATCTGTTGGAGCAAAGCGGATATGTTGAAATTGGAATGGATCACTTTGCCTTAAAATCAGATTCTTTGTATAAAGCTTCTGTTAACAAGGCTCTTCACAGAAATTTTATGGGGTATACCAGTCAATATACTTCAAGATTGATAGGTCTTGGTGTATCTGCTATCAGCGATCTATGGGGAGCATATGCACAAAATATCAAGGCTGTTGAAGATTATATTGAGAAAGTTAATGATGGTAAAATTCCAGTATTTAAAGGCCACATTCTGAGTAATCAAGATATGATTTTAAGACAACATATTCTTAATATCATGTGTAAATTTTATACTAGCTGGTCTTCACCGGGAGAGCAATCAATCGGTTTGTATGATGGCATTGGAAGAATGAAAGATCTGGAGAAGGATGATCTTATCAGGTTCGGATTATATTCATTGGAAGTAACAGAAAAAGGAAAACCTTTTATGAGAAATATTTGCATGGCTCTTGACGCGAGGATGCAAGCATCATCAACCAAAGAAGTAAAATTTTCTAAGGTGGTATAG
- a CDS encoding toxin-antitoxin system YwqK family antitoxin: MFNNFFLFLLCLLFWQSLSSVAQEKKFIINSAEIIKEGVTLFDEGKYKEAIEKLKEVDRNDSNYVWALAELSLSYIADSQFVQGIKIADEGLSYNSKSENHFLRSKGVALDKMGKTDEAIKVDEYALKKYPWDFLTRYNCALAYEKKNLPKSMAMYKDVIQNYNPFHPLSHYRLSSIASEEGKLVPYMLASYMYLILKPGGSNALDVITKVEKLVKGEINLPENKDKANYSFADLETIIESKAALSSKYKHKVKLNYPFVSQTQLFLEKLEYKASDTSIWMQQYVPFFVELNKKNYLEPFVYTMLSGLNIPDVQNWLKKNQTKKEEFFSWASNYLSKDITKKKVSIDGKGQMLNAWYYETRFIHSLGNYKDAQNTIRTGHWIFYYPNTVVSAEGNYDNNGKKTGEWKYYYDNGDLKEVESYNAGKSDGPYKFYYPNGAIKYSCTMANGSIQGELKYFNNAEVLETSNIFREDKLNGSSKSFYNSGSIKSEVNFINGLKEGKAKDFNNIGSLVKEGEYKNGKYNGTYKSYYNNGKVASEGLLKDDKEEGVWNHYYDNGKQGEVSNFKDGKNIGSWKKYSETGQLLEECNYNEKGKLNGEHKVYDTDSKLHYILDYKDGKLKGVRYFDKSGKFISENKEKGGVLKLKSLFPDGINLMSEGTYKNGLREGVWQFYELTGIATSEVNYKAGVKHGSAKTFYINGKKESEFNYKDGSLDGFYQGFYSNGNTSIEGYYVNDNKEGYWYRYYPNGKLSNVNYYIKGEEYGVYEDYSAAGYKRLITVLKDGVFAEETLFDSTGKAYSTCTLKYGTGDFTHKHLNNKPYVKVKMQGGLYQGDYQKFYPNGKLKEKYNYIDGLKHGPSEGFTEEGKSEFKGNYFLGKRTGIWKFYYSDGKTISSIGKYTDGARDSLWVWFNEDGTKNSEFTYKDNNLNGPNVYYAPDGKEVILLRNFENDVLVSYNNMKNGANSDLIPVANETAQITGYYSNGNKAMEFALDKSMREGKFIVYFPSGKKWYEKNYKSGDTQGPRIVYYPDGKIKEKADYFADELNGVRITYYPNGNIKCSENFILGVLHGVSRFYDVNGKLVKEKKYVDGWTY, encoded by the coding sequence ATGTTTAATAATTTTTTTTTATTTCTGCTTTGCCTTTTATTTTGGCAAAGCCTGTCTTCAGTTGCTCAAGAGAAAAAATTCATCATCAATTCAGCTGAAATCATCAAGGAGGGAGTTACTTTGTTTGATGAAGGTAAGTATAAAGAGGCAATTGAGAAGCTTAAAGAAGTGGATAGAAATGACAGCAATTACGTTTGGGCACTTGCGGAGCTTTCGCTTTCTTATATAGCTGATTCCCAGTTTGTACAAGGGATCAAAATAGCTGATGAGGGCTTATCATATAACTCCAAAAGTGAAAATCATTTTCTTAGAAGCAAAGGAGTAGCCCTGGATAAAATGGGTAAAACTGATGAAGCTATAAAGGTAGATGAGTATGCCTTAAAAAAATACCCCTGGGATTTCCTTACTCGATATAATTGTGCATTGGCATACGAAAAAAAGAACCTGCCCAAGTCAATGGCAATGTACAAAGATGTTATTCAGAATTACAATCCATTCCACCCATTAAGCCATTACAGATTATCTTCTATTGCTTCTGAAGAAGGTAAACTGGTTCCTTATATGCTGGCCAGTTATATGTATCTTATCCTTAAGCCCGGTGGATCAAATGCTCTTGATGTAATTACTAAAGTTGAGAAACTTGTAAAAGGAGAAATCAATCTCCCCGAAAATAAAGATAAAGCTAATTACAGTTTTGCAGACCTTGAAACTATTATAGAGTCTAAAGCAGCTTTGAGCAGTAAATACAAGCATAAAGTTAAACTCAATTATCCATTTGTTTCACAAACTCAGCTTTTCCTTGAAAAGCTTGAATATAAAGCTTCTGACACTTCAATTTGGATGCAGCAATATGTGCCTTTTTTTGTAGAACTGAATAAGAAAAACTATCTAGAACCTTTTGTTTATACAATGCTCTCTGGCTTAAATATACCAGATGTTCAAAACTGGCTGAAGAAAAATCAGACTAAGAAGGAGGAGTTTTTTTCATGGGCATCCAATTATTTATCTAAGGATATTACTAAGAAAAAAGTTAGTATAGATGGAAAAGGTCAAATGTTAAATGCCTGGTATTATGAAACCAGATTTATTCATTCGCTGGGAAATTATAAAGATGCTCAGAATACGATCAGAACAGGGCACTGGATATTTTATTATCCCAATACAGTTGTCAGTGCAGAAGGTAATTACGACAACAATGGCAAAAAAACAGGAGAGTGGAAATATTACTATGACAATGGTGACCTTAAAGAAGTCGAAAGTTATAATGCAGGAAAGTCTGATGGACCTTACAAATTCTACTATCCCAACGGAGCAATTAAATATAGCTGCACTATGGCGAATGGGAGTATTCAGGGAGAGCTTAAATACTTTAACAATGCTGAAGTACTTGAAACTTCTAACATCTTTAGAGAAGATAAATTAAATGGCTCATCTAAAAGTTTTTACAATAGTGGCAGTATCAAGAGTGAGGTTAATTTTATTAATGGATTAAAAGAGGGAAAAGCTAAGGACTTTAATAATATCGGAAGCCTGGTGAAGGAAGGGGAATATAAAAATGGCAAGTATAATGGTACCTATAAATCATACTATAACAATGGAAAAGTTGCTTCTGAAGGCCTTTTAAAAGATGATAAGGAGGAAGGAGTATGGAACCATTACTATGATAATGGAAAACAAGGTGAGGTTTCTAATTTTAAAGATGGTAAAAACATTGGTTCATGGAAAAAATATTCTGAAACAGGCCAGCTCCTTGAAGAATGTAATTATAATGAAAAAGGCAAGCTGAATGGTGAGCACAAAGTGTATGATACAGATAGCAAACTTCATTATATTCTTGATTACAAAGATGGCAAGTTAAAAGGTGTAAGATATTTTGATAAGTCCGGTAAGTTTATATCTGAAAATAAAGAAAAAGGTGGAGTTCTAAAGTTAAAGTCTCTCTTCCCTGATGGAATAAATCTCATGTCAGAAGGTACCTATAAAAATGGATTAAGAGAAGGTGTTTGGCAGTTTTATGAATTAACAGGTATAGCTACTTCTGAGGTAAATTATAAAGCCGGAGTTAAGCACGGATCTGCCAAAACTTTTTATATAAATGGCAAGAAAGAATCAGAATTTAATTATAAAGACGGATCACTTGACGGCTTTTATCAAGGCTTTTATTCCAACGGCAATACATCTATAGAAGGATATTATGTCAATGATAATAAAGAAGGTTACTGGTACAGATATTATCCAAATGGCAAGTTGAGCAATGTTAATTATTATATCAAAGGTGAAGAATATGGGGTTTATGAAGATTATTCCGCTGCTGGCTACAAGCGTCTTATAACTGTGCTAAAAGATGGTGTATTTGCGGAAGAAACATTGTTCGACTCTACTGGTAAAGCCTACTCTACATGTACCTTAAAATATGGAACAGGAGATTTTACCCATAAACATCTAAATAACAAACCATACGTAAAGGTTAAAATGCAGGGTGGATTATATCAGGGAGATTATCAGAAATTTTATCCTAATGGCAAACTCAAAGAGAAATACAATTACATAGACGGATTAAAGCATGGACCTTCCGAAGGTTTTACTGAAGAGGGAAAATCAGAATTTAAGGGTAATTATTTTCTGGGTAAAAGAACAGGGATCTGGAAGTTTTATTATTCAGATGGAAAGACCATAAGCTCGATTGGCAAATATACTGATGGAGCAAGAGACAGTCTCTGGGTATGGTTTAATGAAGATGGTACGAAAAACAGCGAATTTACTTACAAAGATAATAACCTTAACGGCCCAAACGTTTACTATGCTCCTGATGGAAAAGAAGTTATTTTATTAAGAAATTTTGAGAACGATGTTCTGGTTTCATACAACAATATGAAAAACGGTGCTAACAGTGACCTGATTCCCGTTGCCAATGAAACAGCCCAGATTACAGGGTATTACTCCAATGGTAACAAGGCTATGGAGTTTGCATTGGATAAAAGTATGAGAGAAGGTAAATTCATTGTATATTTTCCTTCCGGTAAAAAATGGTATGAAAAAAACTACAAAAGCGGAGATACTCAAGGACCTAGAATCGTATATTATCCCGACGGAAAGATTAAAGAAAAGGCAGATTATTTTGCAGATGAATTAAATGGTGTCCGGATTACCTATTATCCTAACGGAAACATTAAATGTTCTGAAAATTTCATACTTGGGGTTCTTCATGGAGTTTCCAGATTTTATGATGTCAATGGCAAATTGGTGAAAGAAAAAAAATACGTGGATGGTTGGACTTATTAA